TGAGCGACCACTGAAGCGTTTGTTACAGACtgaacatgaaaaaggtttttccCCCGTGTGTGTTCTTGCGTGTACCATGAAATAAGTCTTCAAGGCAAACCTTTTACCACAAACCGTGCAGGTAAAAGGCTTGTCCCCAGTGTGCGTTCTCTTGTGTCGGGAAAAGGTGGAAAAAGCACTAAAACGTTTATTACAGACTGGGCAAGAAAACGGTTTCTCACCCGTGTGTATTCTTGTGTGTACGACAAAATGTGCCTTTTCACCAAACCTTTTGCCGCACACCGAGCAGggaaaaggtttctcaccagtgtgtgttcttttgTGTCGAACAAATGACGACCGGCCGCTGAAACCTTTGTTGCAGACTgaacaagaaaatgttttttgtgccGAGTGGCTTCTTGCGTGTATTGTCAAAATGGACTTGTGAGAGAATTTTTTACCACACACCTTACAAGCAACTGTTTTTCTGCCCCTGTGTTTCCTCAGTGGCGTTTCCGAACGCACGTTTAGACTGGCTATCACACCAGACGctgagcagtgtggctttaaaGTGCTTTGTTCACTGTGGTTTCTGGTGTGTCTGACCAAATTTCCCTTTTGAGAGAATTGTTTACCGCAAAGCGAGCAgacaaaaggtttctcaccagtgtgtgtttttttgtgtcgGATAAATGATGAACGACTACTAAAACTTTTGTTGCAAGCTGAACAGCAGTATGGTTTCTCACCGGTGTGTGTTCTTGCGTGTGTTGTCAAAACCGACTTACGAGAAAACTCTTTACCACACACCGAGCAGGAAAACGAATTTtcgcctgtgtgtgttctcatgtgctttttcaaatgtgaattttgaCGGAATCTCATCCCGCAAACTGAGCATTGCTTCTTCAGTGTGGTGGGTCGTGTGTGCGTTCTTGTGTGTCTTATCAAATTTCCTTTTTGAGAGAATTCCTTACCGCAAACTGTGCAAGAAAAGGGTTtctctgctgtgtgtgttctcgTGTGCATTTTCAAAGCCGAGTTGTTGCCAAAACTTTTTCCACACTGAGAACATTT
The window above is part of the Syngnathus acus chromosome 3, fSynAcu1.2, whole genome shotgun sequence genome. Proteins encoded here:
- the LOC119120250 gene encoding gastrula zinc finger protein XlCGF57.1-like isoform X2, translating into MCAKGVKDEFEEALWRKKDNEQERQQLHAVFQKPQDGLQREDLHPEQHECNSRVELQVPQPPHIKEEEEEEDITSVPFIRVIVKSEDEDEEGDGDHCRGSQADSDNTTFPGTDDDDEQTKGNTTCRTDIKRWKCSQCGKSFGNNSALKMHTRTHTAEKPFSCTVCGKEFSQKGNLIRHTRTHTRPTTLKKQCSVCGMRFRQNSHLKKHMRTHTGENSFSCSVCGKEFSRKSVLTTHARTHTGEKPYCCSACNKSFSSRSSFIRHKKTHTGEKPFVCSLCGKQFSQKGNLVRHTRNHSEQSTLKPHCSASGVIASLNVRSETPLRKHRGRKTVACKVCGKKFSHKSILTIHARSHSAQKTFSCSVCNKGFSGRSSFVRHKRTHTGEKPFPCSVCGKRFGEKAHFVVHTRIHTGEKPFSCPVCNKRFSAFSTFSRHKRTHTGDKPFTCTVCGKRFALKTYFMVHARTHTGEKPFSCSVCNKRFSGRSSFVRHQKTHTGEKPFTCSVCGKSFAGKKYFMIHTRAHAGEKPFTCSVCNKSFSVQSSFVRHQRTHTDDRPYSCLLCGMRLTCRSHLDRHMTTHTGEKMFSCGVCDRKFSRKDNLKTHKCAGKM
- the LOC119120250 gene encoding gastrula zinc finger protein XlCGF57.1-like isoform X1, which translates into the protein MSSRKLFGEKKTTSKNVNNCTPSSRSPKTDYKEKVWLLLTPKYLHPEQHECNSRVELQVPQPPHIKEEEEEEDITSVPFIRVIVKSEDEDEEGDGDHCRGSQADSDNTTFPGTDDDDEQTKGNTTCRTDIKRWKCSQCGKSFGNNSALKMHTRTHTAEKPFSCTVCGKEFSQKGNLIRHTRTHTRPTTLKKQCSVCGMRFRQNSHLKKHMRTHTGENSFSCSVCGKEFSRKSVLTTHARTHTGEKPYCCSACNKSFSSRSSFIRHKKTHTGEKPFVCSLCGKQFSQKGNLVRHTRNHSEQSTLKPHCSASGVIASLNVRSETPLRKHRGRKTVACKVCGKKFSHKSILTIHARSHSAQKTFSCSVCNKGFSGRSSFVRHKRTHTGEKPFPCSVCGKRFGEKAHFVVHTRIHTGEKPFSCPVCNKRFSAFSTFSRHKRTHTGDKPFTCTVCGKRFALKTYFMVHARTHTGEKPFSCSVCNKRFSGRSSFVRHQKTHTGEKPFTCSVCGKSFAGKKYFMIHTRAHAGEKPFTCSVCNKSFSVQSSFVRHQRTHTDDRPYSCLLCGMRLTCRSHLDRHMTTHTGEKMFSCGVCDRKFSRKDNLKTHKCAGKM